A window of the Rhizobium viscosum genome harbors these coding sequences:
- a CDS encoding toll/interleukin-1 receptor domain-containing protein, whose translation MSIYEIGFLGGDLPDERERLQLTLSEMVADYSLDIGTDVIIRSAEDLEERDRHAAFAAVYFGHPDKPDIDVTKTVILDSVPIIPTLGRDESFSAVIPDFLQVFNGLQRRDDDPDMRHLASAVLECLGLLRRQRQVFVSYRRNESRAAAVQLHDLLSSRGYDVFLDTHDIRPGDPFQDVLWHRLCDSDVVVMLDTPTYFESKWTKQEIGRARAKEIHVLRVVWPDHRPSRFTDLAETIYLDPHELEGVDGPIIEKTANDIVTAVEKLRSRSIASRYMSITGKLRAEVLKIDGVVEGVGAHRAVAIKLEDGQRVWAYPIVGVPTALTLNDVAERARDAQQRGTPVLIYDHIGIREAWAAHLKWLDDNISSVRAMKVSQAGWDLAAWES comes from the coding sequence ATGAGCATCTATGAGATAGGCTTCCTGGGCGGTGATCTTCCCGATGAACGTGAGCGGCTCCAGCTTACCTTGTCTGAAATGGTCGCCGATTATTCGCTCGATATCGGAACGGACGTTATCATTCGGAGCGCTGAAGATCTGGAGGAACGCGATAGACATGCGGCGTTTGCAGCGGTCTATTTTGGCCACCCGGACAAGCCCGACATAGATGTCACCAAAACTGTCATACTGGACAGTGTTCCTATTATTCCAACCCTTGGACGAGATGAAAGCTTCTCAGCGGTCATTCCAGATTTCCTTCAGGTCTTCAATGGGCTGCAACGCCGCGACGATGATCCCGATATGCGGCATCTAGCCTCTGCCGTTTTGGAATGCCTTGGACTCCTGCGGCGGCAACGTCAGGTTTTCGTGAGCTATCGCCGGAACGAGTCCAGAGCCGCCGCTGTCCAGCTTCATGATTTGCTCTCGTCTCGCGGCTACGATGTTTTTCTGGATACTCATGACATTCGCCCTGGGGACCCTTTTCAGGATGTTCTCTGGCACAGGCTATGTGATTCCGACGTCGTGGTGATGCTCGATACCCCGACGTATTTCGAAAGCAAATGGACCAAACAAGAAATTGGCCGTGCGAGAGCCAAGGAAATTCATGTGCTCCGCGTTGTCTGGCCGGACCATCGTCCGAGCAGGTTTACCGACCTCGCAGAAACGATCTATCTTGATCCCCACGAACTGGAAGGCGTGGATGGCCCGATCATCGAGAAAACCGCCAACGACATCGTGACCGCAGTAGAAAAGCTGCGCAGCCGAAGTATCGCTTCTCGTTATATGTCCATCACCGGAAAGCTTCGCGCCGAGGTGTTGAAGATCGATGGGGTAGTTGAAGGCGTTGGCGCTCACCGCGCTGTCGCGATCAAGCTTGAGGACGGTCAACGGGTTTGGGCTTACCCTATCGTCGGTGTCCCCACCGCCCTCACCTTAAATGATGTTGCAGAGCGAGCTCGAGACGCTCAGCAAAGAGGAACGCCTGTTCTTATCTATGATCACATCGGTATTCGAGAAGCTTGGGCGGCCCATTTGAAATGGCTGGATGACAATATATCTTCAGTCAGAGCAATGAAGGTCAGCCAGGCCGGTTGGGATTTGGCTGCCTGGGAGAGCTAG
- a CDS encoding TIR domain-containing protein: protein MARRTFLSFCYQDDHWRVQQVKNMGVVEEQPLLSANKWEEIEDQGDAAIEQWIDDNMKGKSCLIVLIGERTAKRKWVKYEIKKAFNDGKGVLGVYIHNLKDSDGNQAAKGQNPFDAFKSGDEPLSKWAKVYNPPYTTSSNVYDYIKDNLADWVEKAIELRS, encoded by the coding sequence ATGGCACGACGGACTTTTCTAAGTTTTTGCTACCAAGACGATCACTGGCGGGTTCAGCAAGTGAAAAACATGGGCGTTGTGGAGGAACAGCCACTTCTCAGTGCCAATAAATGGGAGGAGATTGAGGATCAGGGCGACGCCGCAATCGAGCAGTGGATTGATGACAATATGAAAGGCAAAAGCTGCCTTATTGTTTTGATCGGCGAACGAACCGCAAAAAGGAAATGGGTGAAGTACGAAATCAAGAAGGCATTCAATGATGGCAAAGGTGTTTTGGGCGTCTACATCCATAACCTGAAGGATTCAGATGGCAACCAGGCCGCGAAAGGCCAGAACCCGTTCGATGCATTTAAATCCGGTGATGAGCCGCTTTCGAAGTGGGCAAAGGTCTATAACCCACCATACACCACGAGCAGCAACGTGTATGATTATATAAAGGACAATCTTGCTGACTGGGTCGAGAAGGCAATCGAGTTGCGCAGCTAA